The following are encoded together in the Corynebacterium jeikeium genome:
- the lexA gene encoding transcriptional repressor LexA — MSIDKSSDNPTPRPKLGRPPKSEADKRAEKEAQKDGKKPALSTRQRRILEVIRDSTIIRGYPPSIREIADAVGLHSTSSVSYHLTQLEKRGYLRRDGKRPRAVDVRAFDGGQLTNESTKKNAGSPQPTSAAIPEPTTEGETMPEATYVPVVGQIAAGAPILAEQNVEAHFPLPQELVGNGELFLLQVVGESMHDAGIFNGDWVVVRSQSVAEFGDFVAAMIDGEATVKEFQKDADGLWLIPHNPLFEPIPAEEATILGKVAAVLRKI; from the coding sequence GTGAGCATCGACAAATCGAGTGACAACCCCACCCCGCGCCCGAAGCTCGGCCGCCCGCCGAAGTCGGAGGCCGATAAGCGCGCAGAGAAAGAGGCGCAGAAAGACGGCAAGAAGCCGGCATTGAGCACCCGTCAGCGCCGAATCCTCGAAGTCATTAGGGATTCGACCATCATCCGCGGCTACCCGCCGAGCATTCGCGAGATTGCAGACGCAGTTGGGCTGCACTCCACCTCTTCCGTTTCTTATCACCTGACCCAGCTTGAGAAGCGGGGTTATCTCCGCCGCGATGGCAAACGTCCGCGAGCCGTAGACGTCCGAGCATTCGACGGTGGCCAGCTCACGAACGAAAGCACCAAAAAGAACGCAGGCTCGCCCCAGCCAACTTCCGCGGCTATCCCGGAACCGACCACCGAAGGCGAGACCATGCCAGAGGCGACCTACGTTCCGGTTGTAGGCCAGATTGCGGCAGGCGCCCCAATTCTCGCTGAGCAGAATGTTGAGGCTCACTTTCCCCTCCCGCAAGAACTCGTGGGCAATGGCGAGCTTTTTCTGCTTCAGGTTGTCGGCGAATCCATGCACGACGCCGGCATTTTCAACGGTGACTGGGTAGTCGTGCGTTCGCAGTCCGTCGCCGAATTTGGAGACTTCGTTGCGGCCATGATCGATGGCGAGGCGACAGTCAAGGAATTCCAAAAGGATGCCGACGGCCTATGGCTTATTCCCCACAATCCGCTGTTCGAGCCCATCCCCGCTGAGGAGGCAACAATTCTGGGCAAGGTTGCCGCGGTCCTGCGCAAGATCTAA
- a CDS encoding IS110 family transposase, whose amino-acid sequence MTYDYVIGMDVGKYFHHACVLDIDGTQVLSKRINQNEKSLRALFSAFSAHDHKVLVVVDQPNNIGRLTVAVAQELGIDVRYLPGLAMRQLSRIHAGNAKTDIRDAYIIAHAAKNLPESLRSVDRVEEAFLQLKVLNGIDEDLARSYTRLINQIRSALVGCYPQFEQALRGQIIHRKWVLHLLARYGGPTKIKRLGKAKATAFARRYKARNPEPVLDAIFAAISEQTVAIAGAHYAEMGVAMSAKDALLKLEHRTQIEQEVIELINDIPHTQILLSMPGIGPKTAAQILMTAGDMTDFPTAGHLASYAGLSPRTNQSGTSIMSNSLNRAGNKKLKNALWQSSFASIRFHERSRQFYERKRREGKRHNAAVVALARRRLNVLYAMMRNHKHYHDPAPSQEDLAA is encoded by the coding sequence ATGACCTACGACTATGTCATCGGCATGGACGTCGGTAAATACTTTCACCACGCTTGCGTCTTAGATATCGACGGCACCCAGGTGCTATCTAAGCGCATCAACCAAAACGAAAAATCCCTGCGCGCACTGTTTTCAGCGTTCAGCGCACACGACCACAAGGTCCTTGTCGTCGTGGACCAGCCCAATAACATTGGTCGACTAACTGTCGCGGTTGCTCAAGAACTCGGGATCGACGTGCGCTACCTTCCCGGTTTGGCTATGCGTCAACTCTCGCGCATCCACGCTGGCAATGCCAAAACTGATATCCGGGACGCCTATATCATCGCCCACGCTGCAAAGAACCTTCCGGAATCCCTCCGCAGCGTCGACCGCGTCGAAGAAGCCTTCCTCCAGTTGAAGGTCCTCAACGGTATCGACGAAGATTTAGCGCGCTCCTACACCAGGCTCATCAATCAGATTCGAAGTGCACTAGTAGGCTGCTACCCGCAATTCGAACAGGCCCTTCGCGGTCAGATAATTCACCGCAAGTGGGTTCTGCACCTACTTGCACGCTACGGCGGACCGACCAAGATAAAACGCCTCGGAAAGGCCAAGGCAACTGCCTTCGCTCGACGCTATAAGGCACGCAATCCTGAACCTGTCCTCGATGCCATTTTCGCTGCCATCTCTGAGCAAACAGTTGCCATTGCTGGTGCACACTATGCCGAAATGGGCGTAGCAATGTCGGCGAAGGACGCGCTTTTAAAGCTCGAGCACCGCACACAAATCGAGCAGGAAGTCATCGAGCTCATCAACGACATCCCCCACACTCAAATCCTGCTATCCATGCCAGGAATCGGACCAAAGACGGCAGCACAAATTCTCATGACCGCGGGCGACATGACCGACTTCCCGACAGCTGGGCACCTAGCCTCTTACGCTGGCTTATCACCTCGGACAAACCAGTCCGGGACCTCGATCATGTCGAACTCACTGAACCGAGCCGGCAATAAAAAATTAAAGAACGCCCTATGGCAATCATCTTTTGCATCCATCAGATTCCACGAGCGTTCCCGGCAATTCTATGAACGAAAGCGCCGTGAAGGCAAAAGACACAACGCCGCAGTAGTAGCACTAGCCCGCAGACGACTCAACGTCCTCTACGCCATGATGCGCAACCACAAGCACTACCACGATCCCGCACCATCACAGGAAGACCTAGCAGCCTAG
- a CDS encoding DeoR/GlpR family DNA-binding transcription regulator produces MESAERRRQILSLTAIHGRVTVNELAEKFGVTAETIRRDLAILDDGGELFRVHGGAVPVQNFRTDFTTLATRSKAALGAKRAIAQAAVQLLPFSGTVFIDAGTTTGVFAEAIAAANAANDPKLMAPKLNIVTNSLFIATTLAESPRFDVQLIGGHVRSASQAVVGDLATRALGVLHADVAFIGTNALTIEHGLSTPDAQEGAIKRAMVANSDSVVALCDSTKFGLDYLVSFASIEDIAAIVTDRNAPEPYVNELRHLGIKVTFAEDAPKD; encoded by the coding sequence ATGGAATCAGCAGAGCGGCGCCGCCAGATACTTTCCCTCACAGCCATTCATGGCAGGGTGACTGTGAATGAGCTGGCGGAGAAGTTCGGCGTCACCGCAGAAACAATTCGTCGTGACCTGGCGATCCTCGACGACGGCGGTGAGCTCTTCCGCGTCCACGGGGGCGCCGTCCCCGTGCAGAACTTTCGCACTGACTTCACCACGCTCGCAACCAGGTCCAAAGCCGCACTCGGGGCCAAGCGCGCCATTGCCCAAGCGGCCGTACAGCTATTGCCCTTCTCGGGCACCGTCTTCATCGACGCAGGCACTACCACTGGGGTGTTCGCCGAAGCAATCGCGGCGGCCAACGCCGCAAACGATCCGAAACTCATGGCTCCAAAGCTGAACATCGTAACAAACTCGTTGTTCATCGCGACTACCTTGGCGGAATCACCACGCTTTGACGTACAGCTGATCGGCGGACACGTTCGTTCAGCCTCCCAGGCCGTTGTCGGCGACCTTGCCACCCGCGCTCTTGGCGTGCTGCACGCAGACGTAGCCTTTATCGGCACCAACGCGCTCACCATCGAGCACGGTCTCTCCACCCCCGACGCTCAAGAGGGGGCGATCAAGCGCGCTATGGTCGCCAACTCCGATTCCGTGGTCGCTCTGTGTGATTCCACCAAGTTTGGTCTCGATTACCTCGTCAGCTTCGCCAGCATCGAGGACATCGCTGCCATCGTCACCGACCGCAACGCACCGGAGCCCTACGTAAACGAACTGCGACACCTCGGCATCAAAGTCACGTTCGCCGAAGACGCGCCAAAGGACTAG
- the hflX gene encoding GTPase HflX, whose product MTEKTDKTEHTTHLYDSPAAPTVGELDLEARSSLRRLSRGVNTYTDEQSDGYDVEYRKLRLEKVVLVGVWTTGTIAQVEASLEELRALAETAGSEVAEMLYQRRDKPDSGTYIGRGKVEELKSVVLETGADTVVCDGELSPGQMIALEKALDVKVIDRTMLILDIFAQHAKSKEGKAQVSLAQMEYLITRVRGWGGALSRQAGGRAGSNGGVGLRGPGETKIEADRRRLRSDMAKLRKEIAAMKTSREVKRERRDASAIPQIAIAGYTNAGKSSLINALTGAGVLVEDALFATLDPTTRRANLADGRAVVFSDTVGFVRHLPTQLVEAFRSTLEEVLAADVVLHVVDGSDPFPLEQIKAVNTVIGGIVEESGQEAPPEILVINKIDAADPLVLAELRHRIPDAVYVSAKTGEGIPELEAQLELFLNSLDTHVTLHVPFDRGDVVAKVHELGTVLEEDYDADGTRLNVRLPKVVAAELEQFVVAE is encoded by the coding sequence ATGACGGAAAAGACGGATAAAACCGAACACACTACGCACCTTTATGATTCGCCTGCGGCGCCCACGGTCGGCGAGCTCGATTTGGAGGCGCGCTCTAGCCTCCGGCGGTTGTCCCGTGGCGTAAATACCTACACAGACGAGCAGTCCGACGGCTATGACGTTGAGTATCGAAAACTGAGGCTGGAAAAGGTCGTGCTGGTTGGCGTGTGGACAACCGGGACGATCGCGCAGGTGGAGGCGAGCCTGGAAGAACTGCGGGCTTTGGCCGAAACCGCAGGCTCCGAGGTGGCGGAGATGCTTTATCAGCGTCGCGACAAGCCGGATTCAGGCACCTACATCGGCCGTGGCAAGGTCGAGGAGCTGAAGTCCGTGGTGCTGGAAACCGGCGCAGATACAGTGGTGTGCGACGGTGAGCTGAGCCCGGGCCAGATGATTGCACTGGAAAAAGCGCTGGACGTCAAAGTGATCGACCGAACCATGCTAATTCTGGATATCTTCGCCCAGCATGCGAAGTCCAAGGAAGGCAAGGCGCAGGTTTCGTTGGCGCAGATGGAGTACCTCATCACACGCGTGCGCGGCTGGGGTGGCGCGCTGTCCCGGCAGGCCGGCGGTCGTGCGGGATCCAACGGCGGCGTGGGCCTGCGCGGTCCGGGTGAGACGAAGATCGAGGCGGATCGCCGTCGCCTTCGCTCCGATATGGCGAAGCTACGCAAGGAGATTGCGGCGATGAAGACCTCTCGTGAGGTCAAGCGAGAGCGGCGTGACGCGTCGGCGATTCCTCAGATCGCAATTGCCGGTTACACGAACGCGGGTAAGTCTTCGCTGATCAATGCTCTGACAGGTGCGGGAGTTTTGGTCGAGGATGCACTGTTCGCCACACTGGATCCGACGACGCGGCGCGCTAACCTGGCGGATGGCCGCGCGGTGGTGTTCAGCGACACGGTGGGTTTCGTTCGACACCTGCCCACGCAGCTGGTGGAGGCCTTCCGTTCTACTCTGGAGGAAGTTCTGGCCGCCGACGTGGTACTGCACGTTGTGGACGGATCCGACCCGTTCCCGCTGGAGCAGATCAAGGCCGTGAATACCGTGATCGGCGGAATCGTGGAGGAATCAGGACAGGAGGCGCCACCGGAGATCTTGGTCATCAACAAGATCGACGCCGCCGACCCACTGGTGCTGGCCGAGCTTCGTCACCGTATCCCGGATGCCGTGTACGTGTCCGCGAAGACGGGGGAGGGCATACCCGAGTTGGAGGCCCAGCTGGAGCTATTCCTCAACTCGCTGGATACCCACGTGACCCTGCATGTGCCATTTGATCGCGGCGACGTGGTAGCAAAGGTCCATGAGCTGGGGACGGTGCTTGAAGAGGACTACGATGCAGACGGGACGCGTCTGAACGTTCGCCTACCGAAGGTTGTTGCGGCCGAGCTGGAGCAGTTTGTCGTCGCCGAGTAG
- the dapF gene encoding diaminopimelate epimerase: MIEFIKAHGTENDFVVLMDEATQVNLTEDRVRHLADRRAGIGGDGVIRVATGDALVGAGVLAGLPAGVHGDEWFMDYRNADGSLAEMCGNGVRAFAHVLCRQGKVTVGEQFGIGTRAGRKMVEVHELSGENQEHAIVSVEMGAPEVLGVSTAQVGDLKVAGLGVDMGNPHLAAVVPNLTALELQKLPIDQQVQFDTEFFPAGVNLEVLTPLDNAGAVHMRVHERGVGETRSCGTGTVAAAVSALADAELATGTVTVHVPGGTVQVEISEDGSVLRGPSAIVAWGRTVL, from the coding sequence ATGATCGAATTCATTAAGGCTCACGGCACGGAGAACGACTTCGTTGTCCTGATGGACGAGGCGACACAGGTGAACCTCACCGAAGATCGCGTGAGACACCTTGCCGACCGGCGGGCCGGGATCGGTGGCGACGGGGTGATTCGCGTTGCCACCGGTGATGCATTGGTAGGTGCCGGCGTGTTGGCCGGACTTCCCGCGGGCGTGCACGGTGACGAATGGTTCATGGACTACCGCAACGCCGACGGCTCCCTGGCGGAAATGTGCGGCAACGGCGTGCGTGCCTTCGCCCATGTGTTGTGCCGGCAGGGGAAGGTCACCGTTGGCGAACAGTTCGGCATCGGCACCCGGGCGGGCCGCAAGATGGTGGAGGTCCACGAGCTGAGTGGAGAAAACCAGGAGCACGCGATTGTGAGCGTGGAGATGGGTGCTCCGGAGGTGCTGGGCGTTTCCACCGCACAGGTGGGCGACTTGAAGGTCGCTGGCCTCGGCGTGGATATGGGTAACCCGCACCTAGCCGCGGTGGTGCCCAACCTGACGGCGCTGGAGTTGCAGAAGCTGCCGATCGACCAGCAAGTGCAGTTCGATACTGAATTCTTCCCGGCGGGGGTGAACCTGGAGGTTCTCACGCCATTGGACAATGCGGGTGCGGTGCACATGCGCGTCCACGAGCGCGGTGTGGGGGAAACTCGCTCGTGTGGCACCGGTACCGTCGCCGCCGCTGTTTCTGCCCTTGCCGACGCCGAACTGGCCACAGGTACCGTCACCGTGCACGTTCCAGGGGGCACCGTGCAGGTGGAGATCTCCGAGGATGGTTCGGTGCTCCGCGGCCCCTCGGCGATCGTGGCCTGGGGCCGGACCGTGCTCTAG
- the miaA gene encoding tRNA (adenosine(37)-N6)-dimethylallyltransferase MiaA, whose product MSSSTQIRPIAVVGPTASGKTAISLELAKLLDGEVVNIDSMQLYRGMDIGTAKVPPEERQGIPHHQLDIWPVTKPASVAEYRSGAIATVEEILSRGKMPIIVGGSMMYIQALVDEWDFPPTDPIVREKWQRELDVRGVAAMHQYLATIDPEAARIIEDNDPRRTVRALEVIELTGKPFAASQPPKNSTPRWNMRLLGLSAPAEWLNPRIEQRVRQMFDQGLVEEVRSLVADGLARTSTAGQAIGYAQVLDYFAGELTFEEAVDRTITGTRRYARRQRSWFRRDKRIIWIDANSPDPVRAATEALGIVSQQ is encoded by the coding sequence ATGAGTTCTTCCACTCAGATCCGCCCGATCGCAGTCGTTGGCCCTACCGCCTCTGGTAAGACGGCGATCTCCCTGGAGCTTGCCAAGCTGCTGGACGGAGAGGTGGTGAACATCGATTCCATGCAGTTGTACCGTGGCATGGATATTGGAACGGCCAAAGTTCCGCCAGAAGAGAGGCAGGGGATCCCACACCACCAGCTGGATATTTGGCCGGTGACTAAACCCGCTAGCGTTGCCGAATACCGCTCGGGGGCCATTGCGACGGTGGAAGAGATTCTTTCCAGGGGTAAGATGCCCATCATCGTCGGCGGCTCCATGATGTACATCCAGGCACTGGTCGACGAGTGGGACTTCCCGCCAACGGATCCGATAGTCCGCGAGAAATGGCAGCGCGAGCTCGACGTACGTGGCGTAGCCGCCATGCATCAGTACTTGGCGACGATCGACCCCGAAGCAGCGCGCATTATCGAGGACAACGATCCGCGACGCACTGTCCGTGCCCTCGAAGTCATTGAACTGACCGGCAAACCCTTCGCAGCGTCGCAGCCGCCGAAGAACTCTACACCTCGCTGGAACATGCGTTTGCTGGGACTTAGCGCGCCCGCAGAGTGGTTGAACCCTCGCATTGAGCAGCGCGTCCGCCAGATGTTTGATCAAGGTTTGGTGGAGGAAGTGCGCTCCCTGGTTGCCGATGGGCTCGCCCGGACATCCACTGCTGGCCAGGCCATCGGGTACGCGCAGGTGCTGGACTATTTCGCGGGAGAGTTAACATTTGAAGAAGCCGTAGATCGCACCATCACCGGCACCCGTCGCTATGCTCGACGGCAGCGTTCCTGGTTTCGCAGGGATAAGCGCATTATTTGGATTGACGCCAACTCACCCGACCCGGTCCGCGCGGCAACGGAAGCATTAGGGATTGTCAGCCAGCAGTAG
- a CDS encoding DUF349 domain-containing protein, whose translation MTDPTNPRPVPKPGPKPGPKPGLKGVQPGGVSIPNNDPAKFGRVDADGVAWLKTADGERQIGEFKAGTPEEGLRHFGARYDDLSTEVQMLEARLKSHPEQAQTIRHDAKILQDSLPTAAVIGDIAALETRLEKISKHTETAEKQVAEAKQERRDSALAQKEELLGEVEGIAAADPSTLNWKRSGERIRAIVEQWRGIKGVERSTDDELWKRFSKARSEFNRKRQAHFDELDRNRERARLKKEELIEQAEALQDSTEWGPTSAKYRDLMSQWKAAGRAPRNVDDQLWERFRKAQDVFFAARKADSAERDKEFESNAAAKQALIDEYSPKVDPQAHGVDKARKVLHELQEKWEQIGFVPRGRVREFEDKIKAIEARVEEAADAEWRRTDPEAQARVAQFQAKVDQFNREAEAAEKAGKSAKAEKLRSQAAQWQEWASAAAAALEG comes from the coding sequence ATGACTGATCCCACGAATCCTCGTCCGGTCCCGAAGCCCGGCCCCAAGCCAGGCCCCAAGCCCGGGCTAAAGGGAGTGCAGCCTGGGGGCGTCAGCATCCCCAACAACGATCCCGCGAAGTTCGGCCGCGTGGACGCAGACGGCGTGGCATGGCTAAAGACTGCCGACGGCGAGCGCCAAATCGGTGAATTCAAGGCTGGTACTCCGGAAGAGGGACTGAGGCACTTCGGCGCCCGCTACGACGACCTCAGCACCGAGGTGCAGATGCTCGAAGCTCGTCTAAAGAGCCACCCAGAGCAGGCCCAAACGATCCGTCACGACGCGAAGATCCTCCAGGATTCCCTCCCGACCGCAGCGGTCATCGGCGATATCGCCGCGCTAGAAACCCGGCTGGAAAAAATTTCGAAGCACACCGAGACGGCCGAGAAGCAGGTCGCGGAAGCTAAGCAGGAGCGCCGCGATTCCGCACTGGCGCAGAAGGAAGAGCTGCTGGGAGAGGTTGAGGGCATCGCCGCAGCCGACCCGTCCACGCTGAACTGGAAGCGCTCCGGCGAGCGCATCCGCGCGATCGTCGAACAGTGGCGCGGCATCAAGGGAGTCGAGCGATCCACCGACGACGAGCTGTGGAAGCGCTTCTCCAAGGCCCGCTCCGAATTCAACCGCAAGCGCCAGGCGCACTTCGACGAGCTGGACCGCAACCGCGAACGGGCACGGCTGAAGAAGGAAGAGCTGATCGAGCAGGCTGAGGCGCTGCAGGATTCCACCGAGTGGGGGCCAACCAGCGCCAAGTACCGCGACCTGATGAGCCAGTGGAAGGCTGCAGGCCGAGCGCCACGCAATGTGGATGACCAGCTGTGGGAGCGATTCCGCAAGGCACAAGACGTGTTCTTCGCCGCCCGCAAGGCGGATTCCGCCGAGCGCGACAAGGAGTTCGAGAGCAACGCCGCGGCCAAGCAGGCGCTTATCGACGAGTACTCCCCGAAGGTCGATCCGCAGGCACACGGTGTAGACAAGGCTCGCAAGGTTCTGCACGAGCTGCAGGAAAAGTGGGAGCAGATCGGCTTTGTCCCTCGCGGACGCGTACGTGAGTTCGAGGACAAGATTAAGGCCATTGAGGCCCGCGTGGAAGAGGCCGCGGATGCCGAGTGGCGCCGCACCGACCCAGAAGCGCAGGCGCGCGTAGCGCAGTTCCAGGCGAAGGTAGATCAGTTCAACCGGGAGGCTGAGGCCGCGGAAAAGGCCGGCAAGTCCGCGAAAGCTGAGAAGCTACGTAGCCAGGCTGCGCAGTGGCAGGAATGGGCGTCCGCCGCCGCTGCCGCTTTGGAGGGCTAG
- the miaB gene encoding tRNA (N6-isopentenyl adenosine(37)-C2)-methylthiotransferase MiaB: MTQTIQTQTGKNSGAGRTYEVRTFGCQMNVHDSERLSGLLEDSGYVPASEGVTPDVVVFNTCAVRENADKRLYGTLGQMKAIKDEHPGMQIAVGGCMAQKDKQTVVDKAPWVDVVFGTHNLGSLPTLLERSAHNHKAEVEIFDALEEFPSVLPAKRESAYAGWVSVSVGCNNTCTFCIVPSLRGKEQDRRPGEILAEVKALVEQGVSEVTLLGQNVNAYGVNFADETLERDRTAFSKLLRACGEIEGLERLRFTSPHPAEFTDDVIDAMAETPAVCPQLHMPLQSGSGKVLKDMKRSYRSKKFLAILDKVRERIPHAAITTDIIVGFPGETEEDFQATLDVVEKARFSSAFTFQYSPRPGTPAAEMENQVPKAVVQDRYERLLALQERISEEENRKLIGTTQELLVQADGRKNDRTQRRSGRSRDGRLVHFTPEGDVRAGDVVEVVITDAAPHFLIADGGVASHRRTRAGDMTELGETPTTAPVGVGLGMPSIKKPEPTTAGGCSTGGCGCE; this comes from the coding sequence GTGACACAGACGATTCAGACGCAAACGGGCAAGAACTCTGGGGCCGGTCGCACCTACGAAGTGCGTACCTTCGGCTGCCAGATGAACGTCCACGATTCCGAGCGACTCTCCGGCCTGCTGGAGGACTCCGGGTATGTGCCTGCAAGCGAGGGCGTTACGCCGGACGTCGTGGTGTTCAACACCTGCGCGGTCCGCGAGAACGCAGACAAACGCCTCTACGGGACCTTGGGCCAGATGAAGGCCATCAAGGACGAGCACCCCGGGATGCAGATTGCCGTAGGCGGATGCATGGCGCAGAAGGACAAGCAGACCGTGGTGGACAAAGCCCCATGGGTGGACGTGGTCTTCGGCACTCACAACCTGGGCTCGCTGCCCACGCTGCTGGAGCGTTCGGCGCATAACCACAAGGCAGAGGTTGAGATCTTCGACGCGCTCGAGGAGTTCCCCTCCGTGCTACCCGCCAAGCGCGAATCTGCCTACGCCGGCTGGGTCTCCGTATCCGTCGGCTGCAACAACACATGCACTTTCTGTATCGTGCCCTCACTGCGAGGCAAGGAGCAGGATCGCCGCCCCGGAGAGATTCTGGCCGAGGTCAAGGCTCTGGTGGAACAAGGCGTGAGCGAAGTGACGCTACTGGGCCAGAACGTCAACGCCTATGGAGTGAATTTCGCCGATGAAACCCTCGAACGGGACCGCACCGCTTTCTCCAAGCTGCTGCGCGCCTGCGGGGAAATCGAAGGCCTGGAGCGCCTGCGCTTCACCAGCCCGCACCCAGCCGAGTTCACCGATGATGTGATCGACGCAATGGCCGAGACCCCCGCAGTGTGCCCCCAGCTGCACATGCCGCTGCAGTCCGGTTCGGGCAAAGTGCTGAAGGACATGAAGCGCTCCTACCGCTCTAAGAAGTTCCTGGCGATCCTCGACAAGGTGCGCGAACGTATCCCGCACGCGGCGATCACCACTGACATTATCGTCGGCTTTCCTGGAGAGACCGAGGAGGACTTCCAGGCGACATTGGACGTAGTGGAGAAAGCCCGCTTCTCCAGCGCCTTCACGTTCCAATATTCGCCCCGCCCCGGAACGCCGGCCGCGGAAATGGAGAACCAGGTGCCCAAGGCTGTCGTGCAAGACCGCTACGAGCGCCTCCTAGCTTTGCAGGAACGTATCAGCGAAGAAGAAAACCGCAAGCTCATTGGTACAACACAGGAGTTGTTGGTGCAGGCCGACGGGCGCAAAAACGACCGAACTCAGCGCCGCTCCGGTCGCTCCCGCGATGGTCGCCTCGTGCACTTCACGCCCGAAGGCGACGTTCGGGCAGGTGACGTCGTGGAGGTAGTTATTACTGACGCCGCGCCGCACTTCCTCATCGCTGACGGCGGAGTAGCGAGCCACAGGCGCACCAGGGCGGGCGACATGACAGAGTTGGGGGAGACCCCGACAACTGCGCCTGTGGGCGTCGGACTAGGAATGCCCAGCATAAAGAAGCCCGAGCCTACGACTGCGGGCGGATGCAGCACGGGAGGATGCGGCTGTGAGTAG
- the recX gene encoding recombination regulator RecX translates to MPTRHNERDQKIEALRQAIANYSPGEGERFVDVAEEERLAPIKAKALRLINHRARSTAELRQRLLDADFEPEGVEEVIARCTENGMLNDAEFASEWVRQREKNQKKSVSVLRRELQRKGIAAAVIEDALEQVDAESQEQILEELVTKKAASVKTRPADRKEYDKALRRVVGVAARRGFPQGVALAYARRALDARIEEL, encoded by the coding sequence ATGCCGACTAGGCATAACGAGCGCGACCAAAAGATAGAGGCACTTCGACAGGCAATCGCAAACTACTCGCCCGGCGAGGGCGAGAGGTTCGTGGATGTGGCCGAGGAAGAAAGGCTTGCGCCAATTAAGGCCAAGGCGTTGCGGCTGATCAACCATCGAGCACGCTCCACGGCGGAACTGCGCCAAAGGTTGCTCGACGCAGACTTTGAGCCCGAGGGCGTGGAGGAAGTCATCGCCCGCTGCACGGAAAACGGAATGCTAAATGATGCCGAGTTTGCCAGTGAGTGGGTACGACAGCGGGAGAAGAACCAGAAGAAATCAGTCTCCGTGCTGCGCCGAGAGCTGCAACGCAAGGGCATCGCCGCCGCTGTGATCGAGGATGCTCTGGAACAGGTGGATGCGGAATCCCAGGAGCAAATCCTGGAAGAACTCGTGACCAAGAAGGCAGCTAGCGTAAAGACTCGCCCCGCCGACCGCAAAGAATATGACAAGGCACTGCGCCGCGTAGTGGGTGTGGCTGCACGCCGTGGTTTTCCGCAAGGCGTGGCTCTGGCCTACGCTCGCCGCGCGCTGGACGCGCGGATAGAGGAATTGTAG
- the recA gene encoding recombinase RecA yields the protein MPPKKKQTAAAGKDRSKALELAMAQIEKDFGKGAIMRLGDDTRPPIQAISSGSIAINAALGIGGFPRGRVVEIYGPESSGKTTVALHAIAEAQRAGGIAAFVDAEHALDPEYARALGVDTDALLVSQPDTGEQALEIADMLIRSGAIDIIVVDSVAALTPKAEIDGDMGDSHVGLQARLMSQALRKMTGALYQTGTTAIFINQLREKIGVMFGSPETTTGGKALKFYASVRCDIRRIQALKDGQDVVGNRTRLKVVKNKVSPPFKIAEFDILYGEGISREGSIIDLGVETGLIKKSGSWFTYDGDQLGQGKEKAREFLKNNRDLSAELEDRIARELKIGPYAKMKDEQTEEAAGDQMDEDKPIDLSPNFDDDDAN from the coding sequence ATGCCACCGAAGAAGAAGCAGACCGCCGCGGCGGGGAAGGACCGGTCGAAGGCGCTGGAGCTTGCGATGGCGCAGATCGAGAAGGACTTTGGCAAGGGTGCAATCATGCGCCTGGGCGACGATACCCGTCCGCCGATCCAGGCGATTTCCTCCGGAAGTATTGCGATCAATGCAGCGCTGGGCATCGGCGGTTTCCCGCGCGGTCGCGTAGTGGAGATCTATGGGCCAGAGTCTTCTGGTAAGACCACCGTGGCATTACATGCAATCGCAGAGGCGCAGCGAGCCGGTGGCATTGCGGCGTTCGTGGATGCGGAGCACGCTCTGGACCCGGAGTACGCACGTGCGCTCGGCGTGGATACAGACGCACTGCTGGTTTCTCAGCCAGATACGGGCGAGCAAGCGCTGGAAATTGCGGATATGCTGATCCGCTCAGGTGCCATCGACATTATTGTGGTGGACTCTGTGGCGGCGTTGACGCCCAAGGCAGAGATCGACGGCGACATGGGCGACTCGCATGTCGGTCTGCAGGCCCGCCTGATGAGCCAGGCGTTGCGCAAGATGACCGGCGCGCTGTATCAGACGGGTACGACCGCGATCTTCATTAACCAGCTGCGCGAGAAGATCGGCGTGATGTTCGGTTCCCCGGAGACCACGACAGGCGGTAAGGCACTGAAGTTCTACGCTTCCGTGCGCTGCGACATTCGCCGTATTCAAGCGCTGAAGGATGGCCAGGACGTGGTGGGTAACCGTACTCGCCTCAAGGTTGTGAAGAATAAGGTCTCGCCGCCGTTTAAGATCGCGGAATTCGACATCCTGTACGGCGAAGGTATTTCGCGGGAAGGTTCCATCATTGACTTGGGCGTGGAGACCGGCCTGATTAAGAAGTCCGGATCCTGGTTCACCTACGACGGCGACCAGCTAGGCCAGGGCAAGGAGAAGGCCCGTGAGTTCCTCAAGAACAACCGGGACCTTTCCGCAGAGCTGGAGGATCGCATTGCCCGCGAGCTAAAGATCGGTCCGTACGCCAAGATGAAGGACGAGCAGACCGAGGAAGCCGCTGGGGACCAGATGGATGAGGACAAGCCCATCGACCTCAGCCCGAACTTCGACGATGACGATGCCAACTAA